In Clostridium sp. JN-1, one genomic interval encodes:
- a CDS encoding C45 family peptidase: MKKTKTYLKNFVGTSYEVGTQIGNWILSQPDLLKKVILPPKAYPQSKLTEIFNLINRYCSGVNEEIKGFVDTVGISKEQAIFYAMTYLERGCSLMAAVSNKIETGHTLMARNYDFNDEMEEMCFAYTAIKGKYRYIGSTLNLFGRCDGMNEYGLAACKASNGLPVGNFEGGQKAGVTGFSFWVVIRSILENCKNVDEAIAWAMDAPIGYNINLMLADSNNKIALLQCIDGHKAYRILDNVSKQNFLISTNHVVLQEIKPYEKMLIENSVIRYKAIEKMFSEKEKISVQDLKVILSTSYPQGLCCHYYPEFFGTLRSMLFNTTEKKIEMTFGSPQANGWKSFKVQKLQEREIIVNLPYEKAGKDFYNITY, translated from the coding sequence ATGAAAAAAACAAAGACGTACTTAAAGAATTTTGTAGGAACAAGTTATGAAGTTGGGACGCAGATTGGTAATTGGATTTTATCGCAACCTGATTTATTAAAAAAGGTGATTTTACCACCTAAGGCCTATCCTCAAAGTAAATTAACAGAAATATTCAATTTGATTAACCGATATTGCAGTGGTGTAAATGAGGAAATCAAAGGGTTTGTAGATACAGTTGGAATTTCGAAAGAACAAGCGATTTTTTATGCAATGACATATTTGGAACGCGGGTGCAGTTTGATGGCAGCAGTTTCAAACAAGATTGAAACTGGACACACTTTAATGGCGCGTAACTATGATTTTAATGATGAAATGGAAGAAATGTGCTTTGCATATACAGCTATTAAAGGGAAATATCGCTACATTGGTTCTACACTCAATTTATTCGGACGATGTGATGGAATGAATGAGTATGGATTGGCAGCTTGTAAAGCTAGCAATGGATTGCCTGTGGGTAACTTTGAGGGAGGACAGAAAGCAGGTGTAACCGGTTTTTCTTTTTGGGTTGTTATCCGAAGTATTTTGGAAAACTGCAAAAATGTTGATGAAGCTATTGCATGGGCAATGGATGCACCTATTGGATATAATATAAATTTAATGCTTGCTGATAGTAATAACAAAATTGCTCTATTGCAATGTATAGATGGTCATAAAGCATATCGCATTTTAGATAACGTCTCCAAGCAGAATTTTCTAATTTCTACAAATCATGTAGTTTTGCAAGAAATAAAGCCATATGAAAAGATGTTGATTGAAAACTCGGTGATTCGTTATAAAGCAATAGAAAAGATGTTTTCTGAAAAAGAAAAAATATCAGTGCAAGATTTAAAAGTTATACTGTCGACATCTTATCCGCAGGGATTATGTTGTCATTATTACCCCGAATTTTTTGGAACTTTACGTTCTATGTTGTTTAATACAACCGAGAAAAAAATAGAAATGACCTTTGGTTCACCGCAAGCCAATGGTTGGAAAAGTTTTAAGGTACAAAAATTACAAGAACGAGAAATTATAGTGAACCTTCCATATGAAAAAGCGGGAAAAGACTTTTACAATATTACCTATTAA
- a CDS encoding class I SAM-dependent methyltransferase → MGRKVTNKKFWEKVAKLYTPMQERKNIKLYRELCEIISKSLNNNMQVLELACGTGQLTFPLCKKVASWEATDFSENMIEEAKLRVSHLPVTFNVQDATNLSYEDVRFDTVVIANALHIMPNPDKALTEIRRVLKEGGLLIAPTFVYNGKINKILIRLMEIIGFHTFHKWTSDEYVEFIRKKGFNIINSSVIVGKMLAECILICKT, encoded by the coding sequence ATGGGTAGAAAAGTTACAAATAAAAAGTTTTGGGAAAAGGTTGCCAAATTGTATACGCCAATGCAGGAAAGAAAAAATATAAAACTTTACCGAGAATTATGTGAAATTATATCAAAATCGTTGAATAATAATATGCAGGTGTTAGAATTGGCTTGTGGAACTGGACAACTTACATTTCCACTATGTAAAAAAGTAGCTAGTTGGGAAGCAACTGATTTTTCAGAGAACATGATTGAAGAAGCAAAGTTAAGAGTATCTCATTTACCTGTTACTTTTAATGTACAGGATGCAACGAACCTATCATACGAGGATGTACGGTTTGACACAGTAGTTATTGCAAATGCTCTTCATATTATGCCTAATCCTGATAAAGCACTAACAGAAATTAGGCGTGTATTAAAAGAAGGAGGATTGCTGATTGCACCAACATTTGTATATAATGGAAAAATTAATAAGATACTAATTCGATTAATGGAAATAATCGGGTTTCATACTTTTCATAAGTGGACGTCTGATGAATATGTAGAATTTATCCGCAAAAAAGGATTTAATATAATCAATAGTTCTGTAATTGTAGGAAAAATGCTAGCAGAATGTATATTGATTTGTAAAACATAA
- a CDS encoding nitroreductase family protein — protein sequence MISEIRERRSIRKYDCKEVENEKILQLIESARLAPSGSNTQPWHFIIVKSEENRRKISEVCHNQKWMLKAPVFIVCAADISSRIVGKNISLDENSPQEELKQIIRDTSISIEHILLEACNLGLGTCWVGWLVQNEIRPILNIPSDKYVVGVVTLGYPDEKPKARPRKKLEEIIHYESFK from the coding sequence ATGATTAGTGAAATTAGAGAACGAAGAAGCATAAGAAAATATGATTGCAAAGAAGTTGAAAATGAAAAAATACTTCAATTAATTGAAAGTGCAAGATTAGCTCCATCAGGAAGTAATACTCAGCCGTGGCACTTTATTATAGTAAAATCTGAAGAAAATAGACGAAAAATATCGGAAGTATGCCATAATCAAAAATGGATGCTTAAAGCTCCAGTTTTTATTGTATGTGCAGCAGATATAAGTTCTAGAATAGTTGGAAAAAATATATCTTTAGATGAAAATAGTCCACAAGAGGAGTTGAAGCAGATAATTAGGGATACATCAATTTCAATAGAACATATACTTCTTGAAGCTTGTAATTTAGGGTTAGGTACTTGTTGGGTTGGGTGGCTTGTGCAAAATGAAATAAGACCAATTTTAAATATACCATCTGATAAATATGTAGTTGGAGTTGTTACACTTGGCTATCCAGATGAAAAACCAAAGGCACGTCCTCGAAAAAAATTAGAAGAAATAATACATTATGAAAGCTTCAAATAA
- the dut gene encoding dUTP diphosphatase, whose protein sequence is MMEVKVKRINEEAKLPEYAHKSDAGMDLFSVEEKIIDVGQTALIKTGIIIELPANTEAQVRPRSGLALKNSVTVLNSPGTIDEGYRGEIGVILINHGKVPFKVEKQMKIAQMVIKPVIKVSIKEVKEVSSSDRNSGGFGSTGMK, encoded by the coding sequence ATGATGGAAGTTAAAGTAAAAAGAATAAATGAAGAAGCTAAACTACCTGAATATGCACACAAAAGTGATGCAGGAATGGATTTGTTTTCTGTTGAGGAAAAGATTATAGATGTAGGACAGACTGCTTTAATAAAAACAGGTATTATTATAGAACTTCCTGCTAATACAGAAGCTCAGGTAAGACCAAGAAGTGGACTAGCTTTAAAAAATTCTGTAACAGTTTTAAATTCCCCAGGAACAATTGATGAAGGCTACAGGGGAGAAATTGGTGTTATATTAATAAATCATGGAAAAGTCCCATTTAAGGTTGAAAAACAGATGAAAATAGCCCAAATGGTCATTAAACCTGTTATAAAAGTTTCAATAAAAGAAGTTAAAGAAGTATCATCATCTGATAGAAATAGCGGTGGTTTCGGCTCAACGGGAATGAAGTAA